The Dethiosulfovibrio peptidovorans DSM 11002 genome has a window encoding:
- a CDS encoding polysaccharide biosynthesis protein, with product MKESWSVRLLGKWLEVGVRNRYMFFLDVLFCIFATWLGFALRLSFFMDHFYGDMVVSGFIFAGVCATSFYLGGVYRIYWPQASLEEFALLLRCFLVGSLIFVLCHLLLPFMFIPRSSLAITLLSCFLLVAAYRASWRFFVAARHGQDSCIRTVIVGAGNAGTSLARDLLRNGDELLPVGFVDDDDQKKDKVIAGLPVLGPVSDLENIILDERISVVLVAIPSASRKVIGEMLMRLSSLGVETRVLPNLRDIAGGIVTTTMLRKVRLEDLLARDPVELDSRVIADVVRQRVILITGAGGSIGSEISRQICSYGSSRVLLLGHGEHSIYGLCEEFREKRVSVPYEPIIADVADSDAMEAVFSKWSPSVVFHAGAHKHVPLMEVNPREALRVNGKGTWVLADLCGRFGVERMVMVSTDKAVNPTSVMGATKRVAEIMVQQAQLDYPDTKYMAVRFGNVLGSRGSVVPKFEKQIESGGPVTVTHPDMKRYFMIIPEAAGLVLQAGALGKGGEIFVLDMGDPVKIVDLAETLIRLHGYSPGSDIAVDFTGVRPGEKLFEELFYDPDFVDRTAHPKIFRSHLSDKQLSYDPIISEVDGCLSCRGSSTLSTLRKLVPEFNHP from the coding sequence ATGAAGGAGAGCTGGTCTGTCCGGTTGCTTGGCAAATGGTTGGAGGTCGGCGTCAGAAACAGGTATATGTTCTTTCTGGACGTCCTTTTTTGCATCTTTGCTACGTGGCTGGGGTTTGCCCTTAGACTCTCGTTTTTTATGGACCATTTTTACGGAGATATGGTGGTCTCCGGTTTTATCTTCGCCGGTGTCTGTGCAACGTCCTTTTATTTGGGAGGGGTATATCGCATCTATTGGCCTCAGGCCAGTCTAGAGGAATTCGCCCTGCTTTTGCGGTGTTTCCTGGTAGGTTCTTTGATATTCGTTCTCTGTCATCTCCTCCTACCGTTCATGTTTATTCCTCGCTCCTCTCTGGCGATAACCCTTCTGAGCTGTTTTCTACTGGTGGCGGCCTATAGAGCCTCTTGGCGTTTCTTCGTAGCTGCCCGTCACGGTCAAGATTCCTGTATCAGAACTGTCATAGTCGGAGCGGGAAATGCCGGAACCTCTCTGGCCAGGGATCTGCTGCGTAACGGAGACGAACTTTTGCCGGTGGGGTTCGTGGACGATGACGATCAGAAAAAGGACAAGGTCATCGCCGGACTTCCTGTGCTGGGTCCGGTTTCGGATCTGGAGAACATTATACTGGACGAACGTATCTCCGTTGTTTTGGTCGCCATACCGTCGGCATCCAGAAAAGTCATAGGAGAGATGCTGATGAGGCTTTCTTCCTTGGGTGTGGAGACCCGGGTTTTGCCGAATCTCAGGGATATCGCCGGAGGTATAGTTACCACCACCATGCTTCGAAAGGTACGTCTAGAGGATCTGCTGGCGAGGGATCCGGTCGAGCTGGACAGTAGGGTCATAGCCGACGTGGTTCGTCAGAGAGTCATCCTGATAACCGGAGCGGGAGGATCTATCGGCAGTGAGATATCCAGACAGATATGTTCATACGGATCTTCTCGGGTTCTCCTTCTGGGTCATGGAGAGCACTCTATATACGGGCTTTGCGAGGAATTCAGGGAGAAGAGGGTCTCCGTCCCTTACGAACCAATCATAGCGGACGTAGCCGATTCGGATGCCATGGAGGCGGTTTTCTCCAAGTGGTCACCCTCGGTAGTCTTCCATGCTGGGGCCCATAAGCATGTCCCCCTCATGGAGGTTAACCCGAGAGAGGCGCTCCGAGTTAACGGAAAGGGAACATGGGTCTTGGCCGATCTCTGCGGACGATTCGGGGTGGAGCGTATGGTCATGGTTTCGACCGATAAGGCTGTAAATCCTACGAGCGTTATGGGAGCGACCAAGAGAGTTGCTGAGATCATGGTACAACAGGCTCAGTTGGATTACCCCGATACCAAATACATGGCGGTTCGTTTCGGGAACGTCCTGGGTAGCAGGGGCAGCGTAGTCCCTAAGTTCGAGAAACAAATAGAATCCGGCGGTCCTGTTACCGTGACCCACCCTGACATGAAGCGTTATTTCATGATTATACCGGAGGCGGCCGGATTGGTGTTGCAGGCCGGTGCCCTTGGAAAGGGCGGAGAGATATTCGTCCTGGACATGGGGGATCCCGTTAAGATAGTGGATCTGGCAGAGACCCTCATCCGTCTTCACGGCTATTCCCCTGGATCGGACATAGCCGTCGATTTTACGGGGGTCAGACCGGGAGAAAAACTGTTCGAGGAGCTTTTTTACGATCCGGACTTCGTCGACAGAACTGCTCATCCGAAAATCTTCAGAAGTCATCTTTCGGATAAGCAGCTGTCGTACGATCCGATCATATCGGAGGTGGATGGATGTTTATCCTGCAGGGGCAGCTCTACGTTGTCGACCCTGCGTAAGCTGGTCCCAGAGTTCAACCACCCTTAG
- a CDS encoding lipid-binding SYLF domain-containing protein, translating to MIKAGKNILAIAVTFLTLSLSCPLWAGKTPEHRINEAIKTIGNMSEQDDAQTMGEVIDKGVAVAIFPSVVKAGFVLGGQYGEGLLLRHDRKTGKWYGPSFFNIAGGSFGLQIGVQSTALVLAVVNEDGLKAFRGDTFTLGGDVAVAAGPVGRRTSAATDINMNTPIYSYSMSKGLFAGLSLEGATINHDPSANELYWGKKISPADILNKQASSKEIKPLLKEIEKLIRMGK from the coding sequence GTGATTAAAGCAGGGAAAAACATCTTAGCCATAGCGGTGACGTTTCTGACACTATCGTTGTCCTGTCCTCTGTGGGCAGGGAAGACACCGGAACATCGCATAAACGAAGCCATAAAAACGATAGGAAACATGTCGGAACAGGACGACGCTCAGACGATGGGCGAGGTTATAGATAAGGGAGTGGCGGTCGCCATATTCCCCTCGGTGGTAAAGGCCGGTTTCGTCCTAGGGGGACAGTACGGTGAGGGGCTTCTGCTTAGGCACGACAGAAAGACCGGAAAATGGTACGGACCGTCCTTTTTCAACATAGCGGGGGGCTCTTTCGGTCTTCAGATAGGAGTACAGTCTACGGCACTGGTGCTTGCGGTCGTAAACGAAGACGGTCTGAAGGCCTTCAGAGGAGATACCTTCACATTGGGAGGCGACGTAGCCGTAGCTGCGGGACCGGTAGGAAGGAGGACCTCTGCGGCGACGGACATAAACATGAATACCCCCATATACAGCTACTCTATGAGCAAAGGTCTCTTCGCCGGGCTATCGCTGGAAGGAGCCACCATAAATCACGACCCTAGCGCGAACGAACTCTACTGGGGCAAGAAAATCTCCCCTGCGGACATACTCAACAAGCAGGCAAGCTCGAAAGAGATAAAGCCTTTACTTAAGGAGATAGAAAAACTCATACGGATGGGGAAATAA
- a CDS encoding HAD-IA family hydrolase: protein MSSSPLWNPLKGSGVIFDWDGVLAETRLDFSGIRERYFGGKRAAILEEMSLMDEEKRRALSEEIRAIELAGAEKAVPVPGSREVVDLVSKAGIPWAVVSRNCPESIELAARTIGFKLPVHTFHRESGPIKPSPEALWMAAEAIGSTSTECTVVGDFVYDLLGARRAGMRAVLVERSSVDWGHWADVSYPRMTDFLSALMNEDPIVPWEYHGLVSERGLSWLTSAWNVSIALPELWDEAILNSLMNLAGLGVGRFTVKTGTLAFDEWRGLPWLSPKDLERPKAFVLARILKKRYPKVVVEECEEGLSLSSLEGDLVNGLERHLS, encoded by the coding sequence ATGTCCAGTTCGCCTTTATGGAATCCTTTGAAAGGATCGGGGGTGATCTTCGATTGGGATGGTGTTTTGGCGGAGACCCGATTGGATTTCTCCGGTATCAGAGAAAGATATTTCGGCGGTAAAAGAGCTGCCATACTTGAGGAAATGAGCCTCATGGACGAGGAAAAAAGGAGAGCTCTTTCCGAAGAAATCAGGGCTATCGAGCTCGCCGGAGCGGAAAAGGCGGTTCCGGTTCCGGGATCCAGGGAAGTGGTCGATCTTGTATCAAAGGCGGGAATACCTTGGGCGGTAGTCTCTCGGAATTGCCCGGAATCGATAGAACTTGCTGCCCGTACCATAGGTTTTAAGCTTCCTGTGCATACCTTTCATAGAGAGAGCGGCCCGATAAAGCCTTCGCCTGAGGCCCTTTGGATGGCTGCCGAGGCTATCGGATCCACCTCCACGGAATGTACCGTCGTGGGAGATTTTGTGTACGATCTTTTGGGTGCGAGGAGGGCCGGGATGAGGGCGGTCTTGGTGGAAAGGTCCTCTGTAGACTGGGGGCACTGGGCCGACGTCTCCTATCCCCGCATGACCGATTTTCTATCGGCATTGATGAACGAAGATCCGATAGTCCCCTGGGAATACCATGGTCTAGTCTCTGAAAGAGGACTGTCGTGGTTGACGTCGGCTTGGAATGTCTCGATTGCCCTCCCTGAATTATGGGATGAGGCGATCCTAAATAGTCTGATGAACCTGGCCGGTTTGGGAGTGGGACGCTTTACGGTAAAAACCGGGACCTTGGCCTTCGACGAGTGGAGGGGGCTGCCATGGCTTTCGCCGAAAGATCTGGAGCGTCCGAAAGCTTTCGTGCTTGCAAGAATCCTTAAAAAACGATATCCGAAGGTCGTCGTGGAGGAATGTGAAGAAGGGCTCTCATTGTCCTCCCTGGAAGGCGATCTCGTTAACGGTTTGGAGAGGCATCTCAGTTGA
- a CDS encoding replication-associated recombination protein A, giving the protein MIQWEIPLAERMRPSSLDQYIGHLDVMGPTGSLRVLLEKGVVPSCILYGPPGVGKTALVRLMASVTDRELFEINAVSAKVSQLRDLIEKAARFKALSGRSAVAFVDEIYHFNKGQQNALLPSVEKGDVVLVGTTTENPWFEINKTLLSRLLVFSLKPLEKDDLVGIMNNALSDEEKGLGKLGMKWEDGVLEELASSASGDARQALTRLEYLVRVISASGGSLLSLDRVRKELPAAFVRHDKDGDDHYEVISAFIKSIRGSDPDAAVYWLARLLEAGEDVRFIARRMIISAAEDIGLADPMALILATSAAKASDMTGMPEARIILSEAVIYLAAAPKSNRAYDAVNQAISSIRKGDIQRVPDHLINGNPDYRYPHDDPRHWVPQSYLREPRRFYRPSEMGAEARIAQRLKRYWRRFRDGRDGEV; this is encoded by the coding sequence TTGATTCAATGGGAGATCCCTCTGGCGGAGAGGATGCGACCGTCATCCTTAGATCAATATATCGGACATCTCGACGTAATGGGGCCCACCGGATCCCTAAGGGTTCTGCTCGAAAAAGGCGTGGTCCCCTCCTGTATATTGTATGGGCCTCCTGGAGTCGGTAAAACTGCGTTGGTGCGTCTGATGGCCTCGGTTACCGATAGAGAGCTTTTCGAGATAAACGCCGTCTCCGCAAAGGTGTCTCAGTTGAGAGACCTCATAGAGAAGGCCGCCCGTTTTAAGGCTCTTTCCGGTCGTTCCGCCGTGGCCTTCGTCGATGAGATATACCATTTCAATAAAGGACAACAGAACGCTCTTCTGCCTTCGGTGGAGAAGGGCGATGTCGTTTTGGTCGGGACTACAACGGAGAATCCCTGGTTCGAGATCAATAAAACCCTTCTGTCCAGATTGTTGGTCTTTTCCTTGAAACCTCTAGAGAAGGACGATTTGGTCGGGATAATGAATAATGCTCTTTCCGATGAGGAAAAGGGGTTGGGAAAACTCGGCATGAAATGGGAGGACGGCGTTTTGGAGGAGCTTGCCTCGAGCGCATCCGGAGATGCCAGGCAGGCTTTGACCAGGTTGGAATATCTTGTAAGGGTAATTTCAGCCTCCGGTGGATCTCTCCTCTCGCTGGATAGAGTCCGTAAAGAGCTGCCGGCGGCGTTCGTTCGTCACGATAAAGACGGCGACGATCACTATGAGGTAATATCGGCTTTCATAAAGAGCATAAGGGGGTCCGACCCCGACGCGGCGGTGTATTGGCTTGCCAGGCTTCTGGAGGCGGGGGAGGATGTCCGTTTCATCGCCAGGAGGATGATAATATCCGCGGCGGAGGATATCGGTTTGGCCGATCCTATGGCGTTAATATTGGCCACTTCCGCTGCTAAAGCCTCGGACATGACCGGCATGCCCGAAGCTAGGATAATTCTATCGGAGGCCGTGATTTACCTGGCCGCGGCACCTAAAAGCAATCGAGCTTACGATGCCGTAAATCAGGCTATTTCCTCCATAAGAAAGGGGGATATACAAAGGGTCCCCGATCACCTCATAAACGGTAATCCCGATTATCGATATCCTCACGATGACCCCAGACACTGGGTTCCTCAGTCCTACCTGAGGGAGCCGCGCAGATTTTACCGACCTTCGGAAATGGGGGCCGAGGCGAGAATAGCTCAGAGGCTTAAAAGGTACTGGCGGAGGTTCCGGGACGGTCGGGACGGGGAAGTTTAG
- a CDS encoding YdcF family protein, protein MRQVEIYRKELPPEGPIPVVMILSGGFTRKNSGKTEPGPFTTQRLIEGASLARRKGYPILLSGGLSYDKSESIARSMERSIRKWGYKGEIMLEENSRTTWENMTYSASILRRKGIDRIILVTNSFHMKRSLWMAKKAMPDIEVYPYAIGSLADDMDSDPLKWIPTAGALRDSSLAWKEIVGLTVYRILEPKLPRPDRPGTSASTF, encoded by the coding sequence TTGAGACAGGTAGAGATCTACAGAAAAGAACTCCCCCCGGAGGGACCTATACCGGTGGTAATGATACTCAGTGGAGGCTTCACCAGAAAAAATTCCGGAAAGACCGAACCGGGGCCTTTTACGACCCAGCGCCTGATAGAGGGAGCTTCGCTCGCAAGACGAAAAGGATATCCGATACTCCTCTCTGGAGGATTAAGCTACGACAAAAGCGAATCCATAGCCCGTTCCATGGAACGATCTATCAGAAAATGGGGCTATAAGGGCGAGATAATGCTGGAGGAAAACTCAAGAACTACGTGGGAAAACATGACATATTCCGCCTCGATACTGAGACGCAAGGGAATCGATCGGATCATACTGGTTACAAATTCCTTCCATATGAAAAGATCACTATGGATGGCAAAAAAGGCGATGCCAGATATTGAAGTTTACCCATATGCGATAGGATCCTTGGCAGACGACATGGATTCGGATCCGCTAAAATGGATACCCACTGCCGGAGCTTTAAGAGATTCAAGTCTGGCATGGAAAGAGATAGTCGGACTCACGGTCTACCGCATCCTGGAACCTAAACTTCCCCGTCCCGACCGTCCCGGAACCTCCGCCAGTACCTTTTAA
- a CDS encoding GntR family transcriptional regulator → MTRENPLFPAKNVDLRQIVYEKIKEAIVEGIIKPGEKLSEVELANKMAVSRTPVREAIRQLAKTGLVSLTPRKGAFVTVPTLEDASALYELRANLEMFAVTLIAQSPPKKDLEKFRDIFFNMNNDTDPKEYLVQDRKFHNFLYEASGNRFLKGVLLDILDMINLYRPYSLAERNYLKALSEGHIAIIDAILVKDGVKAREEMKEHINLTRSGVEEYLQNHPGAIRS, encoded by the coding sequence ATGACCAGGGAGAATCCGTTGTTCCCGGCCAAAAACGTTGATCTAAGACAGATCGTGTATGAAAAGATAAAAGAAGCTATAGTGGAAGGCATCATAAAACCGGGAGAAAAGCTCTCCGAGGTAGAACTTGCAAACAAGATGGCGGTATCGAGAACCCCGGTCAGAGAGGCTATTCGTCAGTTGGCAAAAACCGGACTGGTCTCACTGACTCCCAGAAAAGGGGCTTTCGTAACCGTTCCAACCCTGGAAGACGCATCGGCACTATACGAACTGAGGGCAAACCTGGAGATGTTTGCCGTCACTTTAATAGCCCAATCGCCTCCCAAAAAGGACCTGGAAAAATTCAGAGATATATTCTTCAACATGAACAACGACACGGACCCAAAAGAATACCTCGTGCAGGACAGAAAATTTCATAATTTTCTCTATGAGGCCTCTGGAAATCGCTTCCTCAAGGGCGTCCTGTTGGATATCCTGGACATGATAAATCTCTATCGTCCCTACTCTCTGGCGGAGAGGAATTATCTGAAAGCACTATCGGAGGGTCATATCGCCATCATAGACGCGATATTAGTAAAAGACGGAGTAAAGGCAAGAGAAGAGATGAAAGAGCATATAAACCTAACCAGAAGCGGAGTCGAAGAGTACCTCCAGAACCATCCAGGAGCTATACGCTCTTAA
- a CDS encoding cob(I)yrinic acid a,c-diamide adenosyltransferase encodes MYKMTITTKGGDKGNTSLCNGERVPKDDPRVEAYGTIDECQASIGLARSMCSFEPINENLKRLEDELYTLMGCMALCEGMEPPKTDWMEDMIKEVSSMFTEGEFQFIRPGECSVCATLHMARTIARRAERQAVRMLRSGTLPLDIFAYINRLSDAIYALILWYQKEFFPAEGK; translated from the coding sequence ATGTACAAGATGACCATAACCACTAAGGGCGGCGACAAGGGCAACACCAGCCTCTGCAACGGAGAGAGGGTCCCTAAGGACGACCCCAGGGTTGAGGCCTACGGAACCATCGACGAATGTCAGGCATCGATAGGCCTAGCTAGGTCTATGTGCTCCTTTGAACCCATAAACGAAAACTTAAAACGCTTAGAAGACGAGCTTTATACCCTTATGGGGTGCATGGCCCTATGCGAGGGCATGGAACCTCCCAAGACCGATTGGATGGAGGATATGATCAAAGAAGTCTCCTCGATGTTTACCGAAGGGGAATTTCAGTTTATAAGGCCGGGAGAATGCTCTGTCTGTGCGACGCTCCATATGGCTCGAACCATAGCGAGAAGAGCTGAACGCCAAGCGGTAAGGATGCTTCGTTCAGGTACACTGCCTTTGGATATATTCGCCTACATAAACAGGCTTTCCGACGCCATATATGCTCTCATTCTGTGGTATCAAAAAGAGTTCTTCCCAGCAGAAGGAAAATAA